From the genome of Ciona intestinalis chromosome 4, KH, whole genome shotgun sequence:
AATTCGTCAATTCAAAACTCTCGGAATCCAGCTCTGAGAAAGATTACAAAAGTGGACATCGTGTTGGTAGCGTATCAGGGAGTAGCAAGGGGAGGAGTGAAGTGTCATCTCAATCTACATTTTCACCGAATTATATTAAATCGGATGACTTCAGTCAGCCGTCTCCTGGTGTGGTTGTGCCTGAGTGGATTGAAACTAAAGAAGATAAGATCAAGTGGTTGATGGATAATGATGTTGCGTTCCGCAGAGGAAGACTAAGATGGGAAGCTCAGCAGAAAAGACACCAAGCAAATTTAAAGAtgcaagaaataaataaagaaaaaagaagaatGAGTAGAGAAGGCAAGAATCAAGATGGAGTTACTCCAAGGTTTTCATTTAAAAGCTCATATCAAGCACAGCAGAGTAAAACTGAAGGTAAACTAACaccaaagaaatattttgaagGACCAAGACGAAAGACATGTTCTTCTATAAGAGAGTTGAATACAGAAGACAATGAAGATAATAATGCTACCACTAATGATCAGCAACTTGTTGAACAAAATAAAGCATTGCCCGATAAAAATGTAGCTGAAAATGGACCCACAGTACCTATATTTACAAAGCAAAATAATGATGTAAAGAAAGCTAATGGAAATACTGATATCTCGCACAATATGCCTGGTAACCCACCAGTGCAAATGAGAATCAGAAATGGCAATAAAGGCAGCCATGGTAGAGGTGGTCGGCCTGCTTATTACACACAACGTAGAAAAACCTGGTGCAATTTTCAAAACTCAAGCGCTCCAAATATGTTTAATCCATTTCCAAACAACTACATAAGGAATTTAGCCCCACCACCCATCAGAGGGCGTGCTATACAACAAGATATAGGAAACTATTGCCCAATTATTCCAAACCAACAGTGGAATGGACTGACAACTTATAATCAGCATTGGAATACAACTCCACAGAATCAATTTGGAAATATTCTGCCACAAAGTATAGATAGAAAAGGAACTACATATTACAACCAACCACCCAAGTTACCAGCAGCATTTACAAACCCACAAGCTTTCTGTGAAAGTCAAGTCCCTTTCACAAACTCATATCATGTCAACTATACACAACCATACAGCCAGCACATTGAGAAACAGTCAATGGTTGATAGAAGTAATACAGCCCAACCACAGTTCTTCATAGGGAATGCCTACTCACCAGCTAAATATATCTATGATCCGTTACCACCACAGATATTTCACAACCCATTGAATGATTCCCTCCCTCCTGCTGTTCCACGAACACCCCAGCCAACTCGTGCTAATGATTCACCACCTTACATGTCAACTGCAAGAAGTAGTACTGAGCTGCAACAGCTAAACAAGTCAAAACAAAGTTATGAAGAATCAAATTCACTTTCTACACCCCAAACACCAGAGCCAAACAAACGAAGAAAACCAGATTTTCAAAAGATTTATGAACCACCTTTTCGCCGTCAAATTCTTACAAAACAACCACAAATGTCATGGGAGTAGTTGGAAACCAACATAATCCTAAACTTAGCTGGACAACGCTTTTACACTGATGTATGCAGTCAGACCTTAacacaataaattaaatttatttcttcaatTATCCATAGTTGAAATCATCTGGGTATtatgtatgtttttgttgttaatttggCCGtagaattaatttaaaccCTTTATCATATAGCTGGGTTTCCTGTTATTCTCTTGCTGACTGAATGCATGTCTTCCATTACATCAGCATAAACTCACTGTCCTGGTTGTATCAGCATAATAAGGATCTGCTTAACCTAATACCTAGATGAATTACACAATGCTTGCACATTTGATTTACCTATTTTAGtatcatttgttttattgtctACACCACGTGTAAACAATGTATGTTCGGTGCTTTTAAGTtggttttaacttaaatttaggTATAgctaaaatattaacttttgtaTTTAACTAGATCATTATAACACCTATATTAGAAGATGTAGTAACTACTAACTAGTAAGTGGCCctgttgttgtttgtatttttgataTTGACCTACAAGTGCTTTAGTATATTGTGCCTTGGCTGTGTGTGTTTGCCTTTATTTGacatatgtttgttttatcaatCCCTAGAGCAACATATTGTGTGCTATATTACATAATGCATGTATTTCCTGTTTCAAACGTAGAAGTGTTCCACAAATCCATGACTTGCGTAGgctatttaatttaaacaaagttttgaaaaaatttcaTCAGACATTTTCAGTCAATTAATTCTTACAGTGGTTTTATCTCTTGTTGTCTATTCAAGTTAATTCACTTCTCTATCTCCTAAACTAAATTTACAATAC
Proteins encoded in this window:
- the LOC113474165 gene encoding uncharacterized protein LOC113474165, which translates into the protein MFEDEMELERNDSKETCEESWRLISKLRKDLAPDKLRNIVNRFGLPSSGSNDNSKKMFLTSSSQFGMPSVQTTKWLTMADIKVQAVKEVCYEVALNGFKQTRNEIEAACLFCLQKLCQQCGKRDPKPNETWRSVARDVMDTIGFFGDQHAVKTNATNAQQTQHVIDSEFLEQFERTEVVKEVVKNMVEAVVKQEEEDNILPNTACDQPVENKSHQDVEELKRNMSNLVDMLQGVKLENESKQEEIREMKSKMEEMEKALSENADYGKSLLMREFVNSKLSESSSEKDYKSGHRVGSVSGSSKGRSEVSSQSTFSPNYIKSDDFSQPSPGVVVPEWIETKEDKIKWLMDNDVAFRRGRLRWEAQQKRHQANLKMQEINKEKRRMSREGKNQDGVTPRFSFKSSYQAQQSKTEGKLTPKKYFEGPRRKTCSSIRELNTEDNEDNNATTNDQQLVEQNKALPDKNVAENGPTVPIFTKQNNDVKKANGNTDISHNMPGNPPVQMRIRNGNKGSHGRGGRPAYYTQRRKTWCNFQNSSAPNMFNPFPNNYIRNLAPPPIRGRAIQQDIGNYCPIIPNQQWNGLTTYNQHWNTTPQNQFGNILPQSIDRKGTTYYNQPPKLPAAFTNPQAFCESQVPFTNSYHVNYTQPYSQHIEKQSMVDRSNTAQPQFFIGNAYSPAKYIYDPLPPQIFHNPLNDSLPPAVPRTPQPTRANDSPPYMSTARSSTELQQLNKSKQSYEESNSLSTPQTPEPNKRRKPDFQKIYEPPFRRQILTKQPQMSWE